The DNA region ACCTGCCGGCGCCGCGGCGCTGCGACGCATGGTCTGTGACCTGTACGCCGGTCGCTGACTCTGCTTCGGATGTCGGGCTGGTTTGGGGCGAATTCCCGACGGTCAGTGGTCAGATGTTCGTCCCATCCGGGGGTACCCCGACTGGCAGGGCGGCGGCTGATCCCGCTCCCGTATCGGCGCCTGGACAGCTGAGATCGAGGGTGTAGGCGGTCATCGACAAGGACCCGTACGCGTAGCCGTCCACCAATACGTCCGTGCCGCGTCCCGCTGCTCCGGCCAGACCAGCCAGATAGAGCAACGGGATGTAGTGATCGGGCGTCGGCACCGCACTCCGGAAATCGCGATGTGCGTCCAGCGCTGCGGTCTCGGTCGGCTGGTCGGCCATCACCGACTTGACCTGCTCGTTGAACCGCTGGGCCCAGCCGAAGCCGCCGTCGGGCATGCTCGCGGTCATTCCGCGAAGGTTGTGCACGACGTTGCCGCTGCCGATGATCAGCACGCCGCGCTCCCGTAGCGACGCCAGCCGCGCGCCCAGGTCCAGGTGGTAGTCGAGCGGCTTATCGGCGTTGATGCTCAGCTGCATGACCGGGATGTCTGCGTCTGGAAAGGCGTGCATGAGCACCGACCAGGTGCCGTGATCGATGCCCCAGGAGTCGACGTCGGCGCCGAGCCAGGTCGGATGAACTGCGTCACTGATCTCCTCGACCAAGGAGGGCATACCTGGCGCCGGGTACTGCACGTCGAACAGCGGCTGCGGGAAGCCGTAGAAGTCATGGATGGTGCGGGGCCTGGGCATCGCGGTGACGGCCGTGGCGTTGATGTACCAGTGCGCAGAGATCACCAGGATCGCCCGCGGTCGGGGGACTGCTCGGCCGAGCGCATGCCAGGCGCGGGTGTAGCGGTTGTCGGCCAGGGCGTTCATCGGATTGCCGTGCCCGAGGAAGGCTGCCGGCATCAGGTCTGGTGTGCTGCTCGTCGTCATCTGACTGCCTCCGAGATCAAGGTCGTGCACCGTCTCAATGCCCCTATGCCGCATGCGCGTCGGTACCTCGAAGGTTAGTCCTGCTGGAGCCCCTGATAGATCCCCAAGACCCATCGAGTGGTGCGTGGATGTGGTTTCGCCGGCCGCGAAGCTACATCTACGCACCTGTCGACGTACGTCGGTCCCTTGATCCGCCTGTCTGTCGGGTGGGCACCCGAACTTGACGTCAACCTGAGTTGACTTTCGGAGCCCGTCAACGTAGGTTGACGACATGTCTGACACGTGGCTGTTGGCGGCGGGAGACGACCCGCACGAGGGACTCCGCGCGGTCCGCGCGGTGCGGGAGCTGGCCGACCGGCTGGAGTACCTGCAGGTGGAGCGGGCCCGGGGGCTCGGCTGGTCCTGGCAGGAGGTTGCCGATGCGCTCGGTGTGACCAAGCAAGCGGTGCACAAGAAGTACGGCAGGAGGATCTGATGTTCGAGAGGTTCACCCGCGAGGCGCGGGATGTGGTGGTGCTGGCACAAGAGGTGGCCCGCGAGGTGGGCGCACGGTCGGTCGACGCCCGGCATGTGCTGCTCTGCCTGGTGGAGAGCAGGGGACCGGCCCGGAATGGCTTGGAGTCGGTCGGGATCGCCGTTGCCGCGTTCGCGGAACGGCTGCGCAACGAGGTGGCGCAAGGCGGGCTCGATGCCGGAGCGTTGGCATCGGTCGGGATCGATCTCGACGCCGTCCGGGCACGCGCG from Microlunatus phosphovorus NM-1 includes:
- the ygiD gene encoding 4,5-DOPA-extradiol-dioxygenase is translated as MTTSSTPDLMPAAFLGHGNPMNALADNRYTRAWHALGRAVPRPRAILVISAHWYINATAVTAMPRPRTIHDFYGFPQPLFDVQYPAPGMPSLVEEISDAVHPTWLGADVDSWGIDHGTWSVLMHAFPDADIPVMQLSINADKPLDYHLDLGARLASLRERGVLIIGSGNVVHNLRGMTASMPDGGFGWAQRFNEQVKSVMADQPTETAALDAHRDFRSAVPTPDHYIPLLYLAGLAGAAGRGTDVLVDGYAYGSLSMTAYTLDLSCPGADTGAGSAAALPVGVPPDGTNI